A window from Balaenoptera musculus isolate JJ_BM4_2016_0621 chromosome 8, mBalMus1.pri.v3, whole genome shotgun sequence encodes these proteins:
- the TUT1 gene encoding speckle targeted PIP5K1A-regulated poly(A) polymerase isoform X3: MDKDKGVFAIVEMGDVGAREAVLSQPQHSLGGHRLRVRPREQKEFQSPASKSPKGVAPDSHQLAKALAEAPDVEAQMVKLVGLRELSEAERQLRSLVVALVQEVFTEFFPGCVVHPFGSSINSFDVHGCDLDLFLDLGDLDEPQPAPKAAESPSLDSALASPLDPQALACTPVSPPDSQPPASPQDSEALDCEAPSSSLAPRTPDSALASETLASPQSLPTSSPLQEDRGEGGLGKAMELAEALKGEKAEGGAMLELVGSILRGCVPGVYRVQTVPSARRPVVKFCHRPSGLHGDISLSNRLALHNSRFLSLCSELDGRVRPLVYTLRCWAQGRGLSGSGPLLNNYALTLLVIYFLQTRDPPVLPTVSQLTQKAGEGEQVEVDGWDCSFPRDASRLEPSTNKESLSSLLAQFFSCVSCWDLRGSLLSLREGQALPVAGGLPSNLWEGLRLGPMNLQDPFDLSHNVAANVTSRVAGRLQNCCQAAASYCRSLQYQCRSSRGRDWGLLPLLQPSSPSSLLSATPIPLPPAPFTQLTAALAQVLQEALGCHIEQGTKRLRSEGGGTGEPPQGGTSKRLKLDGQKKSCEEGQEEQQGCARDHGEEGVEEMVIEVGESVQDWAMRSPGQPGEPAPMTGRHLGTGEEGQSGPAALAEQGPRGPEAAREGSRAEAGKGASLSSVGWRCVLCHRVWQGRRRARRRLQQQTKEGGGAGAGTGAEWLATEARVTRQLRGLSSTEQAPGAEPLLTFVVSVSQADQTLTVTPLRDSQGLFPDLHHFLQVFLPQALRNLLK, from the exons GGAGTGTTTGCCATTGTGGAGATGGGGGACGTGGGTGCCCGGGAAGCTGTCCTCTCACAGCCCCAGCACAGCTTGGGAGGACATCGCCTGAGGGTCCGGCCACGGGAGCAGAAAGAGTTCCAGAGCCCAGCCTCCAAGTCCCCCAAAGGAGTGGCCCCCGACAGTCACCAGCTGGCAAAAGCACTAGCGGAGGCCCCGGACGTGGAGGCGCAGATGGTGAAGCTCGTGGGGCTGAGGGAGCTGTCTGAGGCCGAGCGGCAGCTTCGGAGCCTCGTGGTGGCCCTGGTGCAGGAGGTCTTCACAGAGTTCTTCCCTG GCTGTGTGGTCCATCCTTTTGGCTCTTCCATAAACAGCTTTGACGTCCATGGCTGTGATCTTGACCTCTTCCTGGATCTGGGGGACTTGGACGAGCCCCAG CCAGCCCCAAAGGCTGCAGAATCTCCATCCTTGGACTCGGCCCTTGCATCCCCACTGGACCCTCAAGCCCTGGCCTGCACCCCAGTCTCCCCTCCAGACTCACAGCCTCCAGCTTCTCCCCAAGACTCGGAAGCCCTGGACTGTgaagccccttcctcctccctggcaCCCCGGACTCCAGACTCTGCTTTGGCCTCTGAGACCCTCGCCTCTCCCCAGTCTCTGCCCACATCCTCGCCACTGCAGGAGGACCGGGGAGAGGGGGGCCTGGGGAAGGCCATGGAACTGGCAGAGGCCCTGAAGGGGGAGAAAGCAGAAGGGGGAGCCATGCTGGAGCTGGTGGGATCCATTCTTCGGGGCTGTGTCCCTGGAGTGTACCGAGTCCAAACCGTGCCCTCTGCCCGACGCCCTGTGGTCAAGTTCTGCCATCGGCCTTCAGGTCTCCACGGTGACATCTCCCTCAGTAACAG GCTGGCCCTGCATAACTCCCGCTTCCTGAGCCTCTGCTCTGAGCTGGATGGGCGAGTACGGCCCCTTGTGTACACTCTGCGCTGCTGGGCTCAGGGTCGAGGGCTGTCAG GGAGTGGCCCACTTCTCAATAACTACGCCCTGACCTTGCTCGTGATCTATTTCCTTCAGACCAGGGACCCTCCTGTGTTGCCCACTGTGTCCCAGCTCACCCAGAAAGCAG GTGAGGGCGAACAGGTGGAGGTTGACGGCTGGGACTGTAGTTTCCCCAGGGATGCCTCGAGACTGGAGCCCAGCACCAATAAGGAGTCCCTGA gttCCCTGCTGGCCCAGTTCTTCTCCTGCGTCTCTTGTTGGGATCTTCGTGGCTCACTGCTGTCCCTGCGGGAGGGTCAGGCACTGCCTGTGGCAGGGGGCCTGCCCTCTAATCTCTGGGAGGGTCTGCGCCTCGGTCCCATGAATCTCCAGGACCCCTTTGACCTGAGTCACAATGTGGCAGCCAATGTGACCAGCCGGGTGGCCGGGCGGCTACAGAACTGCTGCCAAGCGGCAGCCAGTTACTGCCGAAGCCTCCAGTACCAGTGCCGTTCCTCCCGGGGTCGGGACTGGGGGCTGCTTCCCCTTCTGCAGCCCAGCTCCCCTAGCTCCCTGCTGTCTGCAACACCCATCCCCTTACCCCCCGCTCCCTTCACCCAGCTCACTGCTGCCCTGGCCCAGGTGTTACAGGAAGCTTTGGGGTGCCATATAGAACAGGGAACCAAGAGACTGCGGTCAGAGGGAGGTGGAACTGGGGAGCCTCCCCAGGGAGGGACAAGCAAAAGATTGAAACTAGACGGACAGAAAAAAAGCtgtgaggaggggcaggaggagcagCAGGGATGTGCAAGGGACCACGGTGAAGAGGGGGTGGAAGAAATGGTGATAGAGGTTGGAGAGTCGGTGCAAGACTGGGCCATGAGGAGCCCTGGGCAGCCAGGGGAGCCGGCCCCGATGACCGGAAGGCATCTAGGCACTGGAGAAGAGGGGCAGTCAGGCCCCGCAGCGCTGGCCGAGCAGGGGCCCAGAGGACCTGAGGCAGCCCGAGAAGGGTCTCGGGCCGAGGCAGGGAAGGGGGCGTCGCTCTCCTCGGTGGGCTGGCGCTGTGTCTTGTGCCACCGAGTGTGGCAGGGGCGGCGGCGTGCCCGAAGACGCTTGCAGCAGCAAACCAAGGAAGGAGGTGGAGCTGGTGCTGGCACAGGAGCAGAGTGGCTGGCAACTGAGGCTCGGGTCACCCGGCAGCTGAGAGGCCTGAGCAGTACCGAACAGGCGCCAGGGGCCGAGCCACTCCTGACCTTCGTGGTGTCTGTCTCCCAGGCTGACCAGACTCTCACTGTGACCCCACTCCGGGATTCTCAAGGCCTCTTCCCTGATCTCCATCATTTCTTGCAGGTTTTCCTCCCTCAAGCACTTCGAAACCTGCTCAAGTGA
- the EEF1G gene encoding elongation factor 1-gamma: protein MAAGTLYTYPENWRAFKALIAAQYSGAQVRVLSAPPHFHFGQTNRTPEFLRKFPAGKVPAFEGDDGFCVFESNAIAYYVSNEELRGSTPEAAAQVVQWVSFADSDIVPPASTWVFPTLGIMHHNKQATENAKEEVRRILGLLDAHLKTRTFLVGERVTLADITVVCTLLWLYKQVLEPSFRQAFTNTNRWFLTCINQPQFRAVLGEVKLCEKMAQFDAKKFAESQPKKDTPRKEKASREEKQKPQAERKEEKKAAAPAAEEELDECEQALAAEPKAKDPFAHLPKSTFVLDEFKRKYSNEDTLSVALPYFWEHFDKDGWSLWYSDYRFPEELTQTFMSCNLITGMFQRLDKLRKNAFASVILFGTNNSSSISGVWVFRGQELAFPLSPDWQVDYESYTWRKLDPSSEETQTLVREYFSWDGAFQHVGKAFNQGKIFK from the exons ATGGCGGCTGGG ACCCTGTACACGTATCCTGAAAACTGGAGGGCCTTCAAGGCCCTCATTGCCGCTCAGTACAGCGGGGCTCAGGTCCGCGTGCTCTCCGCACCACCCCACTTCCATTTTGGCCAAACCAACCGCACCCCCGAATTTCTCCGTAAATTTCCTGCTGGCAAG GTTCCAGCCTTTGAGGGTGACGATGGGTTCTGTGTGTTCGAGAGCAATGCCATTGCCTACTATG TGAGCAACGAGGAGCTGCGGGGAAGTACTCCTGAAGCAGCagcccaggtggtgcagtgggtgAGCTTTGCTGATAGCGACATAGTTCCCCCAGCCAGTACCTGGGTGTTCCCCACCTTGGGCATCATGCACCACAACAAGCAG GCCACAGAGAATGCAAAGGAGGAGGTGAGGCGAATTCTGGGGCTGCTGGATGCTCACTTGAAGACCAGGACTTTTCTGGTGGGCGAACGTGTGACGCTGGCTGACATCACAGTTGTCTGCACCCTGTTGTGGCTTTATAAACAG GTTCTGGAGCCTTCTTTCCGCCAGGCCTTCACTAATACAAACCGCTGGTTCCTCACCTGCATTAACCAGCCCCAGTTCCGGGCGGTCTTGGGGGAGGTGAAACTCTGTGAGAAAATGGCCCAATTTGATG CTAAAAAGTTTGCAGAGAGCCAGCCTAAAAAGGACACCCCACGGAAAGAGAAGGCTTCTCGAGAAGAGAAGCAGAAGCCCCAGGCCGAGCggaaagaggagaagaaggcCGCTGCCCCCGCTGCTGAGGAGGAGCTGGACGAGTGTGAGCAGGCGCTGGCCGCGGAGCCGAAGGCCAAGGACCCCTTTGCTCACCTGCCCAAGAG taCCTTTGTGTTGGATGAATTTAAGCGCAAGTACTCCAACGAGGACACACTCTCCGTGGCGCTGCCGTACTTTTGGGAGCACTTTGATAAAGATGGCTGGTCCCTGTGGTACTCTGACTACCGCTTCCCTGAAGAGCTCACCCAGACCTTCATGAGCTGCAACCTCATCACCG GAATGTTCCAGCGATTGGACAAACTGAGGAAGAATGCCTTTGCCAGTGTCATTCTGTTTGGAACCAACAATAGCAGCTCCATTTCTGGAGTCTGGGTCTTCCGAGGCCAGGAGCTTGCCTTTCCG CTGAGTCCAGACTGGCAGGTGGACTATGAGTCATACACGTGGCGGAAACTGGATCCCAGCAGCGAGGAGACCCAGACGCTGGTTCGAGAATACTTTTCCTGGGATGGGGCCTTCCAGCATGTGGGCAAAGCCTTCAATCAGGGCAAGATCTTCAAGTGA